In the genome of Halostella limicola, one region contains:
- a CDS encoding FAD-binding and (Fe-S)-binding domain-containing protein yields the protein MAADDRAPSFAGPDVDEFAALAEDLRAAVDGEVRFDEYSQVLYATDGSVYQARPAGVAFPRDADDVAAAVRVAGDHEVPVLPRGAGSSLAGQAVGPGCLVLDLSRHMDAVVDVDPEAMEATVQPGVVQDDLDAHLAQYGLKFAPDPASSNRATVGGGIGNNSTGAHSVRYGITDAYVDELRVVLADGTAIRTRDVALDSDEWDAIVGKDDREAAIYRTVRAVVEDNADEIADRYPDLKRTVSGYNLQKVIREEDGDRVINLSKLLVGAEGTLGVVVEATLSLVSKPDETALALYCYDDLVDAMRAVPEALDLDPSAVELMDDEVFRLAGESAEYAEYADPIPDRAAAALMVEFDDELHDDLPAAVDAADERLLAGGPAFDALAAFEPDEQEKIWKLRKAAIPLLMSLDGDPKPYPFVEDASVPPDDLAEYVEGFREILDDHGTSAAYFAHAGVGTLHIRPILNLKEEEGVETMRAIAEDVTSLVAEYDGSFSGEHGDGLARTQFNPKLYGPQLWNAFKAVKSAFDPDWRLNPGKVVFRDDDPTDIREHLRYGPAYSTIEPKTVQDFSEEGGYGELVELCNGCGTCRQTESDTMCPTYRATDEEIATTRGRANLLRAGISGELPRDELYSDRFQETVLDLCVGCKACKSDCPTGVDMAKLKAELKHEHHEREGTSLRERLFANVDRLAALGSKTAPLSNWLQKAPGADALAERVGLASERPFPRFRRKSLEDWYEARGGPRVDPGDAVDTVVLFPDTYTNYSYPAPGKAAVRVLEAADVRVELTTVGPTGRAAYSQGVLDVAADRAGALVDAVAPRVESGRSLLFVEPSDAAMVQDEAPDLVGDRRREAAEAVAASARGVCEYLDRARVDERVVFDAPDESLAYHGHCHQKALGTDHHAVGVLRRAGYAVDPLDSGCCGMAGSFGYEAEHYDLSKDVGRILFDQVAESDADTVVAPGASCRTQLGDREGESRPPHPVEKLDDAL from the coding sequence ATGGCCGCCGACGACCGCGCTCCAAGCTTCGCCGGTCCCGACGTCGACGAGTTCGCCGCGCTCGCTGAGGACCTGCGGGCGGCGGTGGACGGCGAGGTCCGCTTCGACGAGTACTCGCAGGTCCTGTACGCGACCGACGGCAGCGTCTATCAGGCCCGCCCCGCCGGCGTGGCGTTCCCGCGGGACGCCGACGACGTGGCGGCCGCCGTCCGGGTGGCCGGCGACCACGAGGTTCCCGTCCTCCCGCGGGGCGCCGGCTCCTCGCTGGCCGGGCAGGCGGTCGGTCCGGGCTGTCTCGTCCTCGACCTCTCCCGGCACATGGACGCCGTCGTGGACGTGGACCCCGAGGCGATGGAGGCGACGGTGCAGCCGGGGGTCGTCCAGGACGACCTCGACGCCCACCTCGCGCAGTACGGACTGAAGTTCGCGCCCGACCCGGCCTCGTCGAACCGGGCGACGGTCGGGGGCGGCATCGGCAACAACTCGACCGGCGCGCACTCCGTCCGGTACGGCATCACCGACGCGTACGTGGACGAACTCCGGGTCGTCCTTGCGGACGGGACCGCGATCCGGACCCGCGACGTCGCCCTCGACAGCGACGAGTGGGACGCGATCGTGGGAAAGGACGACCGCGAGGCGGCGATCTACCGGACCGTCCGCGCCGTCGTCGAGGACAACGCCGACGAGATCGCGGACCGCTACCCCGACCTGAAGCGGACGGTCAGCGGCTACAACCTCCAGAAGGTGATCCGCGAGGAGGACGGGGATCGGGTGATCAACCTCTCGAAGCTGCTGGTCGGCGCGGAGGGGACGCTGGGCGTCGTCGTGGAGGCGACGCTGTCGCTCGTCTCGAAGCCCGACGAGACGGCGCTGGCGCTGTACTGCTACGACGACCTCGTCGACGCGATGCGCGCCGTGCCCGAGGCGCTCGATCTCGACCCCAGCGCGGTCGAGTTGATGGACGACGAGGTGTTCCGCCTCGCCGGCGAGTCGGCGGAATACGCGGAGTACGCCGACCCGATCCCCGACCGCGCCGCCGCGGCGCTGATGGTCGAGTTCGACGACGAACTGCACGACGACCTCCCCGCGGCGGTCGACGCGGCCGACGAGCGACTCCTCGCGGGCGGCCCCGCGTTCGACGCGCTGGCCGCGTTCGAGCCCGACGAGCAGGAGAAGATCTGGAAGCTCCGGAAGGCGGCCATCCCGCTGCTGATGAGCCTCGACGGCGACCCGAAACCGTACCCGTTCGTCGAGGACGCCTCCGTGCCGCCCGACGACCTCGCGGAGTACGTCGAGGGGTTCCGGGAGATACTCGACGACCACGGAACCTCGGCGGCGTACTTCGCCCACGCCGGCGTCGGAACGCTCCACATCCGGCCGATCCTGAACCTGAAAGAGGAGGAGGGCGTCGAGACTATGCGCGCCATCGCCGAGGACGTCACCTCGCTCGTCGCCGAGTACGACGGCTCCTTCTCCGGCGAGCACGGCGACGGCCTCGCCCGGACGCAGTTCAACCCGAAGCTGTACGGGCCGCAGCTGTGGAACGCGTTCAAGGCGGTGAAGTCCGCGTTCGACCCGGACTGGCGGCTGAACCCCGGCAAGGTCGTGTTCCGCGACGACGACCCCACCGACATCCGCGAGCACCTCCGCTACGGCCCGGCGTACTCGACGATCGAACCGAAGACGGTGCAAGACTTCTCCGAGGAGGGCGGCTACGGCGAACTCGTCGAACTCTGCAACGGCTGCGGCACGTGCCGGCAGACGGAGTCCGACACGATGTGTCCCACCTACCGCGCCACCGACGAGGAGATCGCCACCACGCGCGGCCGGGCGAACCTCCTCCGGGCGGGCATCAGCGGCGAACTCCCCCGCGACGAGCTGTACAGCGACCGGTTCCAGGAGACGGTGCTCGACCTCTGTGTCGGCTGCAAGGCCTGCAAGAGCGACTGCCCGACCGGCGTCGACATGGCGAAGCTGAAGGCCGAACTGAAACACGAGCACCACGAGCGCGAGGGGACGAGCCTCCGCGAGCGCCTGTTCGCCAACGTCGACCGCCTCGCGGCGCTGGGGAGCAAGACCGCGCCGCTGTCCAACTGGCTCCAGAAGGCCCCCGGTGCGGACGCACTCGCGGAACGGGTCGGGCTGGCGAGCGAGCGTCCGTTCCCCCGGTTCCGCCGGAAGAGCCTCGAAGACTGGTACGAGGCGCGGGGCGGTCCGCGCGTCGACCCCGGCGACGCCGTCGACACCGTCGTCCTGTTCCCGGACACGTACACGAACTACAGCTATCCGGCGCCCGGGAAAGCGGCGGTGCGGGTCCTCGAAGCGGCGGACGTCAGGGTCGAGCTGACCACCGTCGGGCCGACCGGGCGGGCGGCCTACTCGCAGGGGGTGCTGGACGTCGCGGCCGACCGCGCCGGTGCGCTCGTCGACGCCGTCGCGCCGCGGGTCGAGTCCGGGCGGTCGCTCCTGTTCGTCGAACCGTCCGACGCCGCGATGGTACAGGACGAAGCCCCCGACCTGGTCGGCGACCGGCGGCGCGAGGCGGCGGAGGCGGTCGCCGCGAGCGCGCGCGGCGTCTGCGAGTACCTCGACCGGGCGCGGGTCGACGAACGGGTGGTGTTCGACGCGCCCGACGAGTCGCTCGCGTACCACGGCCACTGCCACCAGAAGGCGCTGGGGACGGACCACCACGCCGTCGGCGTCCTCCGCCGCGCGGGGTACGCCGTCGACCCGCTCGACAGCGGCTGTTGCGGCATGGCCGGGAGCTTCGGCTACGAGGCCGAGCACTACGACCTCTCGAAGGACGTCGGCCGGATCCTCTTCGACCAGGTCGCCGAGAGCGACGCCGACACAGTCGTCGCGCCCGGCGCGTCGTGTCGGACGCAACTCGGCGACCGCGAGGGCGAGTCTCGCCCGCCGCACCCCGTCGAGAAGCTCGACGACGCGCTGTGA
- the sod gene encoding superoxide dismutase has translation MSDHELPPLPYDYDALEPALSEQVLTWHHDTHHQGYVNGLNSAEEELEQNRQEGDFESTPAAMENVTHNGCGHYLHTLFWENMSPDGGGEPEGELADRIEEDFGSYEAWKGEFEAAAGAAGGWALLVYDPVAKQLRNLKVDRHDLHALWGAHPIMALDVWEHSYYYDYGPDRGSFIDGFFDVVDWDEVASNYQDVAQLFE, from the coding sequence ATGTCCGACCACGAACTACCACCACTGCCGTACGATTACGACGCTCTGGAACCGGCGCTCAGCGAGCAGGTACTCACCTGGCATCACGACACCCACCATCAGGGGTACGTCAACGGGCTCAACAGCGCCGAGGAGGAGCTCGAACAGAACCGTCAGGAGGGCGACTTCGAGTCGACGCCCGCCGCGATGGAGAACGTCACCCACAACGGCTGTGGCCACTATCTCCACACGCTGTTCTGGGAGAACATGAGCCCGGACGGCGGCGGCGAGCCCGAGGGCGAACTCGCCGACCGCATCGAGGAGGACTTCGGCTCCTACGAGGCCTGGAAGGGCGAGTTCGAGGCCGCAGCGGGCGCCGCGGGCGGCTGGGCGCTGCTCGTCTACGACCCCGTCGCCAAGCAGCTGCGCAACCTGAAGGTCGACCGCCACGACCTGCACGCGCTGTGGGGCGCGCACCCGATCATGGCGCTCGACGTCTGGGAACACTCCTACTACTACGACTACGGTCCGGACCGCGGTAGCTTCATCGACGGCTTCTTCGACGTGGTCGACTGGGACGAGGTCGCGAGCAACTACCAGGACGTCGCCCAGCTGTTCGAGTAA
- a CDS encoding cryptochrome/photolyase family protein — MRVHWHRRDLRTADNRALSRAAEEGPVVPVFVFDPDVLAYGSSPRVAFMLDALASLRERYRERGSDLIVRRGDPRELLPALAAEHDADGVTWARDYSGLARERDAAVRRALDDAGVAREAVRDTLHHDPGSITTADGDSYQTFTYFGRKWLDREKESPYEPPSPGDLADVSGDPLPTLDELGFDSPEADVPPADPDRARERLDAFTDDAIYRYDERRDYPADAATSRLSPHLKWGTIGVRAVYAATEAAMADAESEADRESVEEFRRQLAWREFYAHVLFYDPQTVTENYKTYENPIEWRADSTALRAWKDGETGYPIVDAGMRQLREEGWMHNRVRMIVASFLTKDLLIDWREGYDWFRERLVDHDPANDAGGWQWAASTGTDAQPYFRIFNPTTQGERFDPDGEYVREYVPELADATAEAIHDWPELSPAERERVAADYPAPIVDHAERREAALATFEAARGE; from the coding sequence ATGCGAGTTCACTGGCACCGGCGCGACCTCCGGACGGCGGACAACCGAGCGCTGTCTCGCGCGGCGGAGGAGGGACCGGTCGTCCCCGTCTTCGTGTTCGACCCGGACGTGCTGGCGTACGGGTCGTCGCCCCGGGTCGCCTTCATGCTCGACGCGCTGGCGTCGCTCAGGGAGCGCTACCGCGAGCGGGGGAGCGACCTGATCGTTCGCCGCGGCGACCCGCGCGAACTCCTGCCCGCGCTCGCGGCGGAGCACGACGCCGACGGCGTGACGTGGGCGAGGGATTACTCCGGACTGGCCCGGGAGCGCGACGCCGCGGTCAGGCGCGCGCTGGACGACGCCGGCGTCGCCCGCGAAGCGGTTCGCGATACCCTCCACCACGACCCGGGATCGATCACCACGGCCGACGGCGACTCCTACCAGACGTTCACCTACTTCGGACGGAAGTGGCTCGACCGCGAGAAGGAGTCGCCCTACGAGCCGCCGTCTCCGGGCGATCTGGCCGACGTGAGCGGCGACCCCCTGCCGACACTCGACGAACTGGGGTTCGACTCGCCCGAAGCCGACGTTCCGCCGGCGGACCCGGACCGCGCCCGCGAGCGCCTCGACGCGTTCACCGACGACGCTATCTACCGGTACGACGAGCGACGGGACTACCCCGCCGACGCGGCCACCTCGCGGCTGTCGCCGCACCTCAAGTGGGGGACGATAGGGGTGCGAGCGGTGTACGCCGCCACCGAGGCCGCGATGGCCGACGCCGAGAGCGAGGCGGACCGGGAGTCGGTCGAAGAGTTCCGGCGACAGCTCGCCTGGCGGGAGTTCTACGCGCACGTCCTCTTCTACGACCCCCAGACGGTGACGGAGAACTACAAGACCTACGAGAACCCGATCGAGTGGCGGGCGGACTCGACGGCCCTGCGGGCGTGGAAGGACGGCGAGACGGGCTACCCTATCGTCGACGCCGGGATGCGCCAGCTTCGCGAAGAGGGGTGGATGCACAACCGCGTGCGGATGATCGTCGCCTCGTTCCTCACGAAGGACCTCCTGATCGACTGGCGCGAGGGGTACGACTGGTTCCGCGAGCGACTCGTCGACCACGACCCGGCGAACGACGCCGGCGGGTGGCAGTGGGCCGCCTCCACCGGCACCGACGCGCAGCCGTACTTCCGGATCTTCAACCCGACGACACAGGGCGAGCGCTTCGACCCCGACGGCGAGTACGTGCGGGAGTACGTCCCGGAACTCGCCGACGCGACCGCCGAGGCGATCCACGACTGGCCCGAGCTCTCGCCGGCGGAGCGCGAGCGGGTCGCGGCGGACTACCCCGCGCCGATCGTCGACCACGCGGAGCGCCGCGAGGCGGCGCTCGCGACGTTCGAGGCGGCAAGGGGGGAGTGA
- a CDS encoding DUF7504 family protein — protein MSVTHQMLSATGRHAAVLTRKLEPRSREACFDVVAGCSPGERNVLAVTWDLSAPEFVDRWRAHADAAPARCGVIDVGSEPAERPTAHGDLSASEPSALDRIRAVPDAADLPAVRQAITAYLDAWDAATPTVVYLDAGGALLDSVPLPSVTAFLGRLRSTLAAADAVACAAFETEGRDERTLRPVAEAFDAVLELDADRSRPAEYPGGPSADELFDVLSTRRRRLALRHLLRVGDALRVEELAAGVAGTASDGAEVRERRERLLTGLRHVDLPKLEDAGLVTVSDRVVSATDAVAAVEPHLALTATADVR, from the coding sequence ATGTCCGTAACCCACCAGATGCTCTCCGCCACGGGCCGTCACGCCGCCGTCCTGACTCGGAAGTTGGAGCCGAGGAGCAGGGAGGCGTGCTTCGACGTGGTCGCCGGCTGCTCCCCGGGTGAACGCAACGTCCTCGCCGTCACCTGGGACCTCTCCGCCCCCGAGTTCGTCGACCGGTGGCGCGCCCACGCCGACGCCGCGCCGGCCCGGTGCGGCGTGATCGACGTCGGCAGCGAGCCGGCCGAACGTCCCACCGCGCACGGCGACCTCTCCGCGTCCGAACCCTCCGCGCTCGACCGGATCCGAGCGGTCCCCGACGCCGCCGACCTCCCCGCGGTCCGCCAGGCGATAACGGCGTACCTCGACGCCTGGGACGCCGCGACGCCGACGGTCGTCTACCTCGACGCGGGCGGGGCGCTCCTCGACAGCGTCCCGCTTCCGTCCGTCACGGCGTTTCTCGGTCGCCTCCGCTCGACGCTGGCGGCGGCCGACGCCGTCGCCTGTGCGGCGTTCGAGACGGAGGGGCGCGACGAGCGCACCCTCCGCCCCGTCGCCGAGGCGTTCGACGCGGTGCTGGAACTCGACGCCGATCGCTCCCGGCCGGCCGAGTACCCGGGCGGCCCCTCGGCCGACGAGCTGTTCGACGTCCTCTCGACGCGCCGTCGCCGCCTGGCGCTCCGCCACCTCCTGCGGGTCGGCGACGCTCTCCGCGTCGAGGAGCTCGCGGCGGGCGTCGCCGGAACGGCGTCTGACGGGGCCGAGGTCCGGGAGCGCCGCGAGCGCCTCCTGACGGGACTGCGCCACGTGGACCTGCCGAAGCTTGAGGACGCGGGGCTGGTCACGGTCTCTGACAGGGTCGTCTCCGCCACCGACGCGGTGGCGGCGGTCGAACCGCACCTCGCGCTGACCGCGACGGCGGACGTTCGGTGA
- a CDS encoding phosphotransferase family protein, translating into MADDYYERLVDEDALRAYLESQLGPADEFEVERHREGHSNETLFVRWGDRDFVVRRPPPGETADKAHDVLREYRVVDALQDGPVPLPTTVLACDDHDVIGSDFYVMERLDGDVIRDEEPDRFAAPDKRRRVGEELVDGLAKIHGVDVEAVGLAEFGYPEGFTERQVKRWSEQFTWAFSKTADEREVPVIYDVMEWLTENAPEDHPHTLVHGDYKLDNVMYGPGDEPELDGVFDWEMSTLGDPLTDLGWLLSFWRDPKDPAPAAPGMGTQVMEREGYPTRRDLVERYEAHTGIEYENDRFYRALAVYKLAALGEMFFARYLQGDGDDPLYPKMEEAVPALGERAMRIIEGDEPL; encoded by the coding sequence ATGGCGGACGACTACTACGAGCGCCTCGTCGACGAGGACGCGCTCCGGGCGTACCTGGAGTCGCAACTCGGCCCGGCGGACGAGTTCGAGGTGGAGCGCCACCGGGAAGGACACTCCAACGAGACGCTGTTCGTCCGGTGGGGCGACCGGGACTTCGTCGTCCGGCGGCCGCCGCCGGGCGAGACGGCCGACAAGGCCCACGACGTCCTCCGCGAGTACCGCGTCGTCGACGCGCTGCAGGACGGCCCCGTACCGCTCCCGACGACGGTGCTCGCCTGCGACGACCACGACGTGATCGGGAGCGACTTCTACGTGATGGAGCGGCTGGACGGCGACGTCATCCGCGACGAGGAGCCCGACCGGTTCGCCGCCCCGGACAAGCGCCGGCGCGTCGGCGAGGAACTCGTCGACGGCCTGGCGAAGATCCACGGGGTCGACGTCGAGGCGGTCGGCCTGGCGGAGTTCGGCTACCCCGAGGGGTTCACCGAGCGACAGGTGAAACGCTGGTCCGAGCAGTTCACGTGGGCGTTCTCGAAGACGGCCGACGAGCGCGAGGTGCCGGTCATCTACGACGTGATGGAGTGGCTGACCGAGAACGCGCCGGAGGACCACCCCCATACGCTCGTCCACGGCGACTACAAGCTCGACAACGTAATGTACGGCCCCGGCGACGAGCCGGAGCTGGACGGCGTCTTCGACTGGGAGATGAGCACGCTCGGCGACCCGCTCACGGACCTCGGCTGGCTGCTCTCGTTCTGGCGCGACCCGAAGGATCCGGCCCCCGCCGCGCCCGGCATGGGCACGCAGGTGATGGAGCGCGAGGGCTACCCGACGCGGCGCGACCTCGTGGAGCGCTACGAGGCGCACACGGGGATCGAGTACGAGAACGACCGCTTCTACCGGGCGCTCGCGGTGTACAAGCTCGCCGCGCTCGGCGAGATGTTCTTCGCGCGGTACCTGCAGGGCGACGGCGACGACCCGCTGTACCCGAAGATGGAGGAGGCGGTGCCGGCGCTCGGCGAGCGCGCGATGCGAATCATCGAGGGCGACGAACCGCTGTAG
- a CDS encoding SDR family NAD(P)-dependent oxidoreductase has product MTVEQFHVDGETAIVTGASSGIGKVIAERFADDGVDVVVCSRDIDNVEPVADGIQESERPGEALAVECDVTDRDAVEALVDATVEEFGGLDVLVNNAGASFMANFDDISPNGWETIVDINLTGTYHCTHAAAEHLKDGGGAVVNLASVAGEKGAPYMSHYAAAKAGVVNLTKTLSHEWADEGVRVNCISPGFVATPGVESQMGVSADGIDRSEVERRIGMSEEIADVAQFLASPASSYVVGQTITPAGVPDIMENPDV; this is encoded by the coding sequence GTGACGGTCGAGCAGTTCCACGTCGACGGCGAGACGGCGATCGTAACGGGCGCGTCGAGCGGCATCGGAAAGGTGATCGCGGAGCGGTTCGCGGACGACGGCGTCGACGTCGTTGTCTGCTCGCGGGACATCGACAACGTCGAGCCGGTCGCCGACGGTATCCAGGAGAGCGAACGGCCCGGCGAGGCGCTCGCGGTGGAGTGCGACGTGACTGACCGCGACGCCGTCGAGGCGCTCGTCGACGCCACGGTCGAGGAGTTCGGCGGCCTGGACGTGCTGGTGAACAACGCCGGCGCGTCGTTCATGGCGAACTTCGACGACATCTCCCCGAACGGCTGGGAGACCATCGTCGACATCAACCTCACGGGCACCTACCACTGCACCCACGCCGCCGCGGAGCACCTGAAGGACGGCGGCGGCGCGGTGGTCAACCTCGCGAGCGTCGCCGGCGAGAAGGGCGCGCCGTACATGAGCCACTACGCCGCCGCGAAGGCCGGCGTGGTCAACCTCACGAAGACGCTCTCCCACGAGTGGGCAGACGAGGGCGTCCGCGTCAACTGCATCTCGCCCGGGTTCGTCGCGACGCCGGGCGTCGAGAGCCAGATGGGCGTCTCCGCCGACGGGATCGACCGCTCGGAGGTCGAGCGCCGCATCGGGATGTCCGAGGAGATCGCGGACGTGGCGCAGTTCCTCGCCAGCCCGGCCTCGTCGTACGTCGTCGGGCAGACGATCACCCCCGCCGGGGTCCCCGACATCATGGAGAACCCCGATGTCTGA
- a CDS encoding TIGR04024 family LLM class F420-dependent oxidoreductase yields MTDRTVHLPVAAQPSVETLVDLSRRAEDLGYERAWLPETWGRDGVAALTSIAHGTEEIGIGPSIFNVYSRSPALMGQSAATLQEISDGRLRMGIGPSGPAVIEGWHGIDFDRPLRRTREYIDILRTVLAGEELNYDGDIFNLAGFRLRSEAPEPTPPIDVAAMGPKAVELSGRFADGWHATVFTPDGMRDRLEDLRRGADLGDRDPDDVRVTLSLTCCALEDGERARELGAQHSSFYIGGMGTYYRDSLARQGHEEVANEVASAWASGDRERANELVDEELLDDLAAVGTPEEARERFRTFADIDGVDAIAVGFPRGASVDEARETLDALAP; encoded by the coding sequence ATGACCGACAGGACCGTCCACCTGCCGGTGGCCGCCCAGCCGAGCGTCGAGACGCTGGTCGACCTCTCGCGGCGGGCCGAGGACCTGGGCTACGAGCGAGCCTGGCTCCCCGAGACGTGGGGGCGCGACGGCGTCGCCGCGCTCACGAGCATCGCCCACGGGACTGAGGAGATCGGTATCGGGCCGAGCATCTTCAACGTCTACTCGCGCTCCCCCGCGCTCATGGGCCAGTCCGCGGCGACGCTGCAGGAGATCTCCGACGGCCGCCTCCGCATGGGCATCGGCCCGAGCGGCCCCGCCGTCATCGAGGGGTGGCACGGGATCGACTTCGACCGGCCGCTCCGGCGTACCCGCGAGTACATCGACATCCTGCGGACGGTGCTCGCTGGCGAGGAATTGAACTACGACGGGGACATCTTCAACCTCGCCGGCTTCCGTCTGCGGTCCGAAGCACCGGAGCCGACGCCGCCGATCGACGTCGCGGCGATGGGACCGAAAGCCGTGGAGCTGTCGGGGCGATTCGCCGACGGCTGGCACGCGACCGTGTTCACGCCGGACGGCATGCGCGACCGCCTCGAAGACCTCCGCCGCGGGGCGGACCTCGGCGACCGCGACCCCGACGACGTCCGGGTGACGCTGTCGCTGACCTGCTGTGCGCTGGAGGACGGCGAGCGCGCCCGCGAACTCGGCGCGCAGCACTCCTCGTTCTACATCGGCGGCATGGGCACCTACTACCGCGACTCGCTGGCCCGGCAGGGCCACGAGGAGGTCGCCAACGAGGTGGCGTCCGCGTGGGCCAGCGGCGACCGCGAGCGGGCGAACGAACTCGTCGACGAGGAACTGCTCGACGACCTCGCCGCTGTCGGTACGCCCGAGGAGGCGCGCGAGCGGTTCCGGACGTTCGCCGACATCGACGGCGTCGACGCCATCGCCGTCGGGTTCCCGCGCGGCGCGAGCGTCGACGAGGCTCGCGAGACGCTCGACGCGCTCGCTCCCTGA
- a CDS encoding PRC-barrel domain containing protein, with amino-acid sequence MRTNITDDDEGKSVVNADGDTVGMVTEVSGGTAHVDPDPGITDKIKSKLGWGDTTEDTYPLQEANVDAVTDDEIRLKRDL; translated from the coding sequence ATGCGAACGAACATCACCGACGACGACGAGGGGAAAAGCGTCGTGAACGCGGACGGCGACACGGTTGGGATGGTCACGGAAGTGAGCGGCGGCACCGCCCACGTCGACCCCGACCCCGGGATCACGGACAAGATCAAGTCCAAGCTGGGCTGGGGAGACACGACCGAAGACACGTACCCGCTTCAGGAGGCGAACGTCGACGCAGTGACGGACGACGAGATCCGCCTGAAGCGCGACCTGTAG
- a CDS encoding TraB/GumN family protein, producing the protein MAPSTDDPRINDDYVRTLPTENGDVTLVGVVHDHPASVHRVRTLVETRAPDAVALELSPLALPLFEAYAEDEKTPPELGGEMSAAIQAADCDVVGIDAPSLSFLRRLFGRIREERPERDTVARVLRGVASVTKHALTCRIGASIARWTGRTVELDRPVDHECTLRDAPTAQAEDERKQASQSLSLLRAFETPEPMHLRDATREECMAARLRELSADGNVVAVVGIDHLDGVSGEFTA; encoded by the coding sequence ATGGCACCCTCCACCGACGACCCCCGCATCAACGACGACTACGTTCGGACCCTCCCCACCGAGAACGGCGACGTGACCCTCGTCGGCGTCGTCCACGACCACCCCGCGAGCGTCCACCGCGTCCGGACGCTCGTCGAGACGCGAGCGCCCGACGCCGTGGCGCTCGAACTCTCCCCCCTCGCGCTCCCGCTGTTCGAGGCGTACGCGGAGGACGAGAAGACGCCCCCCGAGCTCGGCGGCGAGATGAGCGCCGCGATCCAGGCCGCCGACTGCGACGTCGTCGGTATCGACGCGCCGAGCCTCTCGTTCCTGCGCCGCCTCTTCGGCCGGATCCGGGAGGAACGCCCCGAACGGGATACCGTGGCACGCGTCCTGCGCGGCGTCGCCAGCGTCACGAAGCACGCGCTGACGTGTCGGATCGGCGCGAGTATCGCCCGGTGGACGGGCCGGACCGTCGAACTCGACCGCCCGGTCGACCACGAGTGCACCCTCCGGGACGCCCCGACCGCACAGGCCGAAGACGAGCGGAAGCAGGCGAGCCAGAGCCTCTCGCTGCTTCGCGCGTTTGAGACGCCGGAGCCGATGCACCTCCGTGACGCCACCCGAGAGGAGTGCATGGCCGCCCGCCTGCGGGAGCTGAGCGCCGACGGAAACGTCGTCGCCGTGGTCGGGATCGACCACCTCGACGGCGTGAGCGGCGAATTCACCGCCTGA
- a CDS encoding quinone oxidoreductase family protein, which produces MKAIEVQAFGTSDELAVVERETPEPGEGEVRVEVEAAGINFADIMQRRGHYEGGPEPTYVPGMEAAGTIDAVGEGVGLDEGDRVVAMTNGGAYAEYAIADPQSLFPIPDGMSFEEAAGFPVQFLTAHGCLFEWGGLEEGERVLIQAAAGGVGTAAVQLASRAGAEVFGTASTEEKLDLAERLGCDHPIQYTEEDFVDEVHEITDGEGVDLVLDGVGGETFSDSLDAIPQFGRIVAYGAASGRPGEVDTGTLLFGNKSVIGYHLGRAMVEDPNRVLKAVPDLQEGLQSGELEVIVGESFALEDAAEAHQFIEDRGSTGKVVLTP; this is translated from the coding sequence ATGAAGGCCATCGAGGTTCAGGCGTTCGGAACGAGCGACGAACTGGCGGTCGTCGAGCGGGAGACGCCCGAACCTGGCGAGGGCGAGGTCCGCGTCGAGGTGGAGGCCGCGGGGATCAACTTCGCCGACATCATGCAGCGCCGCGGTCACTACGAGGGCGGCCCCGAGCCGACCTACGTCCCCGGCATGGAGGCTGCGGGGACTATTGACGCCGTCGGCGAGGGCGTCGGCCTCGACGAGGGCGACCGCGTGGTCGCGATGACGAACGGCGGCGCGTACGCCGAGTACGCCATCGCCGACCCGCAGTCGCTGTTTCCCATCCCCGACGGGATGTCGTTCGAGGAGGCCGCCGGCTTCCCCGTCCAGTTCCTCACCGCCCACGGCTGCCTGTTCGAGTGGGGCGGGCTGGAGGAGGGCGAGCGCGTGCTGATTCAGGCCGCCGCGGGCGGCGTCGGCACCGCGGCCGTCCAGCTCGCCTCGCGCGCAGGCGCGGAAGTGTTCGGCACCGCGAGCACCGAGGAGAAGCTCGACCTCGCGGAGCGACTCGGCTGCGACCACCCCATCCAGTACACCGAGGAGGACTTCGTCGACGAGGTGCACGAGATAACCGACGGCGAGGGCGTCGACCTCGTGCTCGACGGCGTCGGCGGCGAGACGTTCTCGGACAGCCTCGACGCGATCCCGCAGTTCGGGCGCATCGTCGCCTACGGCGCGGCGAGCGGCCGACCCGGCGAGGTCGACACGGGGACGCTCCTGTTCGGCAACAAGTCGGTCATCGGCTACCACCTCGGCCGCGCCATGGTGGAGGACCCCAACCGGGTACTCAAGGCCGTCCCGGACCTGCAGGAGGGCCTGCAGTCCGGCGAACTGGAAGTGATCGTCGGCGAGTCGTTCGCGCTGGAGGACGCCGCCGAGGCCCACCAGTTCATCGAGGACCGCGGGTCGACGGGGAAGGTCGTCCTGACGCCCTGA